The Apium graveolens cultivar Ventura chromosome 6, ASM990537v1, whole genome shotgun sequence genome contains a region encoding:
- the LOC141668959 gene encoding DNA-dependent metalloprotease WSS1-like produces the protein MNLNDLNKVWEIKTLKKVRENEAKDILEKVAKQVEPIMRKRRWKVHVLCEFCPANPGLLGLNVGGGAEVKIRLRSPFNELEFLPYNQILDTMLHELCHNVHGPHNADFYNLLDEIRKECEQGFDLPGRRLGGYTRQPPLSSLRQSALAAAENRANRGSLMPSGPRRIGGDSNIKSALSPIQAAAMAAERRMKDDLWCASRSSESNGVTETSKSSESEGVPETIKPSITIAERLPETSVAPTSSQEARDAAVMWQCGVCTLSNQPLALICEACGNAKHESRTTKKQNVWSCKFCTLNNSTEVEKCLACGEWRYSYGAPAFSRGPYVGT, from the exons ATGAATCTTAATGATCTTAACAAAGTTTGGGAAATTAAAACTCTCAAGAAAGTTAGAGAAAACGAGGCCAAGGATATACTCGAAAAGGTTGCTAAACAAGTGGAGCCTATTATGCGCAAACGCAGATGGAAAGTTCATGTCCTTTGTGAATTTTG CCCTGCGAATCCGGGTCTTTTAGGGCTAAATGTAGGTGGAGGTGCTGAAGTTAAAATAAGGTTGCGCAGTCCATTTAATGAACTGGAATTTCTCCCTTACAATCAGATTCTTGACACGATGCTTCATGAACTTTGCCACAATGTACATGGTCCTCACAATGCCGACTTCTATAATCTTTTGGATGAAATTAGAAAG GAATGTGAACAGGGATTTGATCTTCCTGGGAGACGATTGGGTGGTTATACTCGACAACCCCCTCTATCATCCTTAAGACAGAGTGCCCTAGCTGCTGCAGAAAACAGAGCCAATCGTGGATCTCTGATGCCATCTGGGCCAAGGCGTATTGGTGGTGATAGCAACATTAAGTCAGCACTTAGTCCAATTCAGGCTGCTGCTATGGCTGCAGAAAGGAGAATGAAGGATGATTTGTGGTGCGCATCAAGGTCCTCGGAGAGCAATGGAGTTACTGAAACATCGAAGTCCTCAGAGAGCGAGGGAGTTCCCGAAACCATTAAACCTTCTATTACAATAGCAGAGAGATTGCCTGAAACATCAGTTGCACCAACAAGTAGTCAGGAAGCTAGAGATGCTGCAGTAATGTGGCAGTGTGGTGTATGTACTTTGTCAAATCAG CCGCTAGCTCTGATATGTGAAGCTTGTGGAAATGCAAAGCATGAAAGTCGTACAACGAAGAAACAAAACGTATGGTCTTGCAAGTTTTGCACCCTGAATAACAGTACTGAAGTTGAAAAATGTCTTGCATGTGGAGAGTGGAGATATTCATATGGCGCACCTGCATTTTCGCGTGGACCTTATGTTGGTACTTAA